One region of Ardenticatena maritima genomic DNA includes:
- a CDS encoding TVP38/TMEM64 family protein, with translation MSFHPKRFALLAWGLLLTCYLAYTAYYHVSPLTVAQQLAEFLRDNPLGPLLYIAVYAVRPLFFFSATALTVIGGTLYGPWLGVLLVIIGANVSALVAYTLAQTLGATLLDEHVSARIQPYIERMRRNAFETILILRFMFIPYDAVNYTAGLLRIPRRAFLAATIIGSIPGTLSFVLFGASVEESLQTQRPTVNPQLLALSAVLFLVSLAFSWYVRTRERTGTLVEKEADSQEKAQ, from the coding sequence ATGTCCTTTCATCCAAAACGCTTTGCCCTCCTTGCGTGGGGGCTTTTGCTGACATGCTACCTGGCATACACCGCCTACTATCACGTAAGCCCATTGACTGTTGCCCAACAACTCGCCGAGTTCTTGCGTGACAACCCTTTGGGCCCCTTGCTTTACATTGCTGTATACGCCGTCCGCCCGCTTTTCTTCTTTTCAGCGACGGCACTGACCGTCATCGGCGGCACGCTGTATGGTCCCTGGCTTGGCGTTCTGCTCGTCATCATCGGCGCGAACGTGTCCGCGTTGGTGGCGTACACGCTCGCTCAAACACTTGGCGCCACCCTGCTGGATGAACACGTCAGCGCGCGCATACAACCCTATATCGAACGTATGCGCCGCAATGCGTTCGAGACCATTCTGATTCTGCGATTCATGTTCATCCCCTACGACGCAGTGAATTACACCGCCGGTCTCTTGCGGATTCCTCGCCGCGCTTTCCTCGCCGCGACCATCATCGGCTCTATTCCCGGCACGCTTTCTTTCGTGCTGTTTGGCGCCTCGGTTGAAGAAAGCCTGCAAACCCAACGCCCAACCGTCAACCCGCAACTACTCGCGCTCTCGGCTGTGCTCTTTCTCGTCAGTCTGGCTTTCTCGTGGTACGTCCGCACCCGTGAGCGCACAGGCACGCTTGTTGAAAAAGAAGCGGATTCCCAGGAAAAAGCACAATAG
- a CDS encoding thiol-disulfide oxidoreductase DCC family protein — translation MNRRHQATLIYDGDCGICQWTAEWVRKRDRQHRLHIVPFQAIEPGEVAPGLTRADCARAVHLITPEGRRFRAARAMFETLRLLSPPWRWIGTLCAPFSPLFEPAYHLIARSRHRLSRWLGLDACRLPEPTDPHRPSKP, via the coding sequence ATGAACAGACGGCATCAGGCCACCCTCATTTACGACGGTGATTGCGGTATCTGCCAATGGACGGCGGAATGGGTTCGGAAGCGCGACCGCCAACACCGCCTGCATATCGTCCCGTTCCAAGCCATCGAACCCGGAGAGGTAGCCCCAGGCTTGACGCGCGCTGATTGTGCGCGCGCCGTCCACCTCATCACGCCCGAGGGTCGCCGATTTCGCGCCGCCCGTGCCATGTTTGAAACACTCCGCCTACTCTCGCCGCCCTGGCGGTGGATTGGCACACTCTGCGCCCCATTCAGCCCGCTTTTCGAGCCAGCGTATCACCTCATCGCACGCTCGCGTCATCGTCTTTCGCGCTGGCTGGGGCTCGACGCCTGCCGCCTGCCTGAACCAACCGACCCTCACCGCCCAAGCAAGCCATGA
- a CDS encoding [protein-PII] uridylyltransferase family protein, translating to MTHKPSVHLPTPLETLAPLIEATLQESADPEQARTFLAHYLQHASPHLLETLRQTPRLVQMLILLSGGSRFIATLLQRTPDLLEGLRDIRTLTTPKSSAQFHLDSQTALEGTHGHDALLTLRRYQRWELLRIGAADFFGLLDTATITEQLSLLAETCVRMALQLAANDTNTDPKGLCILAFGKLGGYELNYSSDIDLVFLAEENGFAYERLARRTVDILTRNSEEGFLYRVDLRLRPWGRVGVLVPSQAAYERYLRENARAWERQALLKARPIAGDLQLGYTFLHTAQPHIFTDESHEDVRLNVHAMKARIEAFLKATGRSWGEVKLGAGSIRDIEFVAQYLQLAHGARLPAILTPNTLDALQRLLAHHLLSDEDERILREGYLFLRTVEHALQLRDFRQTHTLPDDPNTLRQLARRLGFEGDHAADDFLAQYEAHTSAVRRVYERHLLPNAQQTISAPTNDTVADHVARLAPSYREIFTPQEIQMHAAFAASLDEQTPVHVHAEPDGENWRLTIVGYDARGALSIICGLLFAYGANILDGQIFTYEPDTQTHHRRKLVDVFTIAGNETLSFATWSAYEDELRALFRHLLRDDRDTARHAIIERLSSRLAAEHPIPDTLYPVEIEIDNDADPHYTVLHIQSRDTVGFLFELSNALTINGIDIARVVVRSEGEQVHDTLWVTDREGRKITDEHRLRQLRAAIVLVKHFTHLLPHSPNPVQALRSFRDFLANLFANPNWPDEFATLERPKVLDALARLLGVSEFLWEDFLRMQHDNLFPVVQHVETLDWGKSAPQMTLELETLLAEAQTLEERKRVLNAYKDREMFRIDMRYILGRTPAFEHFAAELSDLAEVVVNAAHHIAEAHLHTQYGTPRTAANTPARLAIFALGKFGGRELGFASDIELLFVYEGNGTTTGPTVITTAEYYERLVALFLQLLESRRKGIFEIDLRLRPYGRAGSLAVPIAAFERYFAPDGPAWPYERQALVRLRPVGGDVALGARIMALRDTFVYTGRLFDVAAMRAMRERQIRQLVRPGTFNAKFSPGGLVDVEYTVQALQITYGHRSPALRVPNIRQALHALYDAHLLDREEYATLRSAHIFLRQLIEALRIVRGNAEDLTVPQADTEAFRYLARRLGYGQHAHQLDDDIRRVAQEVRDTSTRVLQKIEEDGKREPG from the coding sequence ATGACACACAAGCCTTCTGTCCATTTACCCACCCCGCTGGAAACGCTTGCTCCCCTGATTGAAGCCACATTGCAGGAAAGCGCCGACCCGGAGCAAGCGCGTACGTTCCTTGCGCACTATCTCCAACACGCTTCCCCCCACCTGTTGGAAACATTGCGACAAACGCCGCGCCTTGTCCAAATGCTCATTCTGCTCTCTGGGGGGAGCCGCTTTATCGCCACACTCTTGCAACGCACGCCCGATTTGCTCGAAGGCTTGCGCGATATTCGCACGCTCACAACACCCAAAAGCTCAGCACAATTTCATCTGGATAGCCAAACAGCGCTGGAAGGCACGCACGGGCACGACGCCTTGCTGACCCTGCGGCGCTACCAGCGTTGGGAACTGCTGCGCATCGGGGCTGCCGACTTCTTTGGGCTACTGGACACCGCCACCATCACCGAGCAACTTTCTCTGCTGGCGGAAACATGTGTGCGCATGGCGTTGCAACTCGCCGCCAACGACACCAACACAGACCCCAAAGGATTGTGCATTCTCGCCTTCGGCAAACTCGGCGGCTACGAATTGAATTACAGCTCCGACATTGACCTGGTTTTTCTGGCGGAAGAAAACGGCTTTGCGTATGAACGCCTGGCACGCCGCACGGTGGACATTCTCACACGCAACAGCGAAGAAGGGTTTCTCTACCGCGTGGATTTGCGCTTGCGTCCCTGGGGGCGCGTGGGGGTGCTGGTTCCATCACAAGCCGCCTACGAGCGCTATCTGCGCGAAAACGCGCGCGCGTGGGAACGCCAGGCGCTGTTGAAAGCACGCCCCATCGCAGGCGACCTGCAACTGGGATACACCTTTTTGCACACCGCCCAGCCGCACATCTTCACCGACGAATCCCATGAAGATGTGCGCCTCAACGTGCACGCGATGAAAGCGCGCATCGAAGCCTTTTTGAAAGCCACCGGGCGCTCGTGGGGTGAAGTCAAACTGGGGGCGGGTTCTATCCGCGATATCGAATTTGTCGCGCAATACCTGCAACTGGCGCACGGCGCACGCCTGCCCGCTATTCTTACCCCCAACACGCTCGACGCCCTGCAACGTCTGCTGGCGCATCACCTGCTTTCCGATGAAGACGAGCGCATCCTGCGCGAAGGCTATCTCTTTTTGCGCACGGTTGAGCACGCCCTGCAACTGCGCGATTTTCGCCAAACCCACACCCTGCCCGACGACCCCAACACATTGCGCCAACTGGCACGCCGCCTGGGATTTGAAGGCGACCACGCCGCCGACGACTTCCTGGCGCAGTACGAAGCGCATACGAGCGCAGTGCGCCGCGTGTATGAGCGCCACCTTCTGCCGAACGCCCAACAGACCATCAGCGCCCCCACCAACGACACCGTCGCCGACCATGTGGCACGCCTGGCGCCATCCTACCGCGAAATTTTCACGCCGCAGGAAATTCAAATGCACGCCGCTTTTGCCGCCAGCCTGGATGAACAAACCCCCGTCCATGTGCATGCGGAGCCTGACGGCGAGAACTGGCGGCTCACGATTGTGGGCTACGACGCGCGTGGGGCGCTTTCCATCATCTGCGGTTTGCTCTTTGCCTATGGCGCCAACATTTTGGACGGGCAAATCTTCACCTATGAACCCGACACCCAAACACACCACCGCCGCAAACTGGTGGACGTTTTCACCATCGCCGGCAACGAAACGCTCTCATTCGCCACATGGTCGGCGTATGAAGACGAATTGCGCGCCCTCTTCCGCCATCTCTTGCGCGATGACCGCGACACCGCCCGCCATGCCATCATCGAACGGTTGAGCAGCCGCCTGGCCGCCGAACACCCCATCCCCGATACGCTCTATCCGGTTGAGATTGAGATTGATAACGACGCCGACCCGCACTACACCGTGCTTCACATTCAATCGCGCGACACAGTGGGGTTTCTTTTTGAGTTGAGCAACGCGCTCACCATCAACGGCATTGACATTGCTCGCGTGGTGGTACGCTCCGAGGGGGAACAGGTTCACGACACGCTTTGGGTCACCGACCGCGAAGGGCGCAAAATCACCGACGAACACCGCTTGCGCCAACTGCGCGCCGCCATCGTGCTCGTCAAACACTTCACCCACTTGCTCCCGCATTCCCCCAATCCGGTGCAAGCCCTGCGCAGTTTCCGCGATTTCCTCGCCAATCTCTTTGCCAATCCGAACTGGCCCGACGAATTCGCCACACTGGAACGCCCCAAGGTGCTTGACGCCCTCGCCCGCTTGTTGGGCGTGAGCGAGTTTCTGTGGGAAGACTTCTTGCGCATGCAACACGACAACCTTTTTCCCGTGGTGCAGCATGTGGAGACGCTGGATTGGGGAAAAAGCGCCCCGCAAATGACGCTGGAACTGGAAACGCTGCTTGCCGAGGCGCAGACACTGGAAGAACGCAAGCGCGTGCTGAATGCGTACAAAGACCGTGAAATGTTCCGCATTGATATGCGCTACATTTTGGGGCGCACCCCCGCCTTTGAGCATTTTGCCGCCGAATTGAGCGACCTTGCCGAAGTGGTGGTGAACGCCGCGCATCACATCGCCGAGGCGCATTTGCACACGCAATACGGCACGCCGCGCACCGCCGCAAACACGCCCGCCCGCCTCGCTATTTTCGCATTGGGCAAGTTTGGCGGGCGAGAATTGGGCTTTGCTTCGGACATTGAGTTGCTGTTCGTGTATGAGGGCAACGGAACGACGACCGGTCCCACGGTGATTACCACCGCCGAATACTACGAGCGCCTGGTGGCGCTCTTCCTGCAACTTCTGGAATCGCGCCGCAAGGGCATCTTCGAGATTGATTTGCGCTTGCGCCCCTACGGACGCGCGGGCAGCCTGGCGGTACCCATTGCCGCGTTCGAGCGCTACTTTGCCCCCGATGGTCCCGCCTGGCCGTATGAGCGCCAGGCGCTGGTGCGCCTGCGCCCTGTGGGGGGCGACGTTGCGTTGGGGGCGCGCATCATGGCACTGCGCGACACGTTCGTGTACACAGGGCGCCTCTTCGACGTCGCCGCCATGCGTGCCATGCGCGAACGCCAAATCCGCCAACTGGTGCGCCCCGGCACGTTCAACGCCAAATTCAGCCCCGGCGGGCTGGTGGACGTGGAGTACACAGTGCAGGCGCTGCAAATCACCTATGGGCATCGCTCGCCAGCCCTGCGCGTGCCCAATATCCGCCAGGCGCTCCACGCGCTTTACGACGCCCATCTGCTCGACCGTGAGGAATACGCCACGCTCCGCAGCGCCCACATCTTTTTACGCCAACTGATTGAAGCCTTGCGCATTGTGCGCGGCAACGCCGAGGATTTGACTGTCCCCCAGGCTGACACCGAAGCCTTCCGCTACCTTGCACGGCGGCTTGGCTATGGGCAACACGCCCACCAACTTGATGACGATATCCGCCGTGTGGCGCAAGAGGTGCGCGACACGAGCACGCGGGTTCTGCAAAAAATT